The Nitrospira sp. genome segment CGACGGGAGTCGAAATGGAAGCCATGACGGCCGTCTCGGTTGCGGCCCTGACCATTTACGATATGTGTAAGGCGGTGGATCGCGGGATGAGTTTCAGCGATGTCTCCCTGCTTTCCAAATCGGGTGGAAAATCAGGGACATATTCAAGAAAAGATTAAGATTTAGGTTAAAGCTGAGGGACGATGATCACGGTGCGATTGTTCGGTATGACAAAAATGCTGGCGGGGAATCAGAGTTCCCTGTCGCTGAATGTGACCAACGGGCGACCGGTTCAAGAGCTGATAGAGCTCATCATGACTCACTATCCCGCGATCGGCGAACTGATTCAAAAGAAGAAGGTGCTCGTGTCGGTGAATCAGGAAATCGCGCATGAAGCGACGGTCATTAGGGATAACGACGAGATTGCGTTGCTCCCGCCGTTTGCCGGAGGCACAGGACTGGAACAAATCAACGACGGTCAATTCGTCCGTGTGCAGCGGGAGAATTTTTCCATCGATCGGGAACTCGATCTGGTGCGCAGCCGATCGAAGCGAATCGGCGGAATTGCGACGTTTTTGGGCATTGCGCGTGATCGGTCACGCGGGCGGGATGTCGATGGCATTACGTTCGAGCATTA includes the following:
- a CDS encoding molybdenum cofactor biosynthesis protein MoaE; amino-acid sequence: MITVRLFGMTKMLAGNQSSLSLNVTNGRPVQELIELIMTHYPAIGELIQKKKVLVSVNQEIAHEATVIRDNDEIALLPPFAGGTGLEQINDGQFVRVQRENFSIDRELDLVRSRSKRIGGIATFLGIARDRSRGRDVDGITFEHYEGMAQKKLHEIRERALKEFDILELLIIHRYGEIAIGENIVLIIAGAEHRADAFLACKWAIDELKQITPIWKLEHTPEGEVWVEEHP